In Lacrimispora indolis DSM 755, a genomic segment contains:
- a CDS encoding ABC transporter substrate-binding protein: MKLRKVFAVCSAIFMTTASIAGCGGSGQVSGGDSGTSTDKSTAAGGKTEGKEEVITLNFMGWEASPLETAAVEQGIAIFEKEHPNIKVNYTPGLAGNEYNAKLLASAASNSMPDVMFMMSNAYRQFVSKGALLELTDKFSKDFPLDDFIDSSKTIMSIDGKVYGISSCTVSPILYYNKDVFDKAGLEYPSSDPSKSWTIEEFREVSRKLKTDEIYGCYGLETVANTLAAQIISNNGAIYSSDFKTSAMNSPEVKKVLETIKAIRVDGSAPDATTLENVGMTAAQMLETGKVAMLIDGSWALQELAASGMNIGMAPLPSYGKVLTTGQAHLHSISANTKYPDQAWEFVKFLSGLDYQGSLVNSGLWMPNRKSMYEPDMLEKWYNKDVHGDDYKNMLDYFKEAVVDPAALQYSSKCSDIITEETKLYFTDAQDIDTTLKNIEKRSNEAIKEALE, from the coding sequence ATGAAATTAAGAAAAGTATTTGCAGTTTGTTCCGCCATCTTTATGACAACGGCATCAATTGCCGGCTGTGGCGGCAGCGGTCAGGTTTCCGGCGGGGATTCCGGAACTTCCACAGATAAATCCACAGCAGCGGGAGGAAAAACAGAGGGAAAGGAAGAAGTCATCACCTTGAATTTCATGGGCTGGGAAGCAAGCCCTCTGGAGACAGCTGCTGTTGAACAGGGGATTGCCATTTTTGAAAAAGAGCATCCCAATATTAAGGTCAACTATACTCCCGGGCTTGCGGGGAATGAGTATAACGCAAAGCTCCTGGCTTCCGCGGCCTCCAATTCCATGCCTGATGTCATGTTCATGATGTCCAATGCATACAGGCAGTTCGTATCAAAGGGTGCGCTTCTTGAATTAACCGACAAATTCAGCAAGGATTTTCCTTTGGATGATTTTATCGATTCTTCCAAAACCATCATGAGCATTGACGGGAAAGTCTATGGGATATCCTCCTGTACTGTATCGCCTATCCTTTATTATAACAAAGATGTATTTGATAAAGCAGGCCTGGAGTATCCCAGCTCAGATCCTTCAAAAAGCTGGACCATCGAGGAATTCCGGGAGGTTTCCAGGAAGCTGAAAACGGATGAGATCTATGGCTGCTATGGACTGGAAACCGTGGCAAATACCCTTGCCGCCCAGATCATTTCCAACAACGGCGCCATCTATTCCTCTGACTTTAAGACCAGCGCCATGAATTCCCCTGAGGTGAAAAAGGTGCTGGAGACCATTAAGGCCATCCGGGTGGATGGATCAGCTCCCGATGCCACGACCCTGGAAAACGTGGGAATGACCGCCGCACAGATGCTGGAAACCGGAAAAGTCGCCATGCTGATCGACGGCTCCTGGGCATTGCAGGAGCTGGCAGCTTCTGGTATGAACATTGGAATGGCGCCTCTTCCATCCTATGGGAAGGTATTGACCACAGGCCAGGCCCATCTTCACAGCATTTCCGCCAATACAAAGTATCCGGATCAGGCATGGGAATTTGTCAAGTTCCTTTCCGGCCTTGATTATCAGGGCTCCTTGGTTAATTCAGGGCTTTGGATGCCAAACCGCAAGTCCATGTATGAGCCTGACATGCTGGAGAAATGGTACAACAAAGATGTTCACGGGGATGATTATAAGAACATGCTGGATTATTTTAAGGAGGCGGTGGTGGATCCTGCGGCCCTTCAGTACTCCTCCAAATGCAGCGATATCATAACGGAAGAAACAAAGCTGTATTTTACCGACGCCCAGGATATTGACACCACATTGAAAAACATCGAAAAGAGATCAAATGAAGCGATTAAAGAAGCATTGGAATAA
- a CDS encoding DNA adenine methylase — MRFIGSKTLLLDQIRQVIDEKAPGAESFCDIFSGTAAVARHFKQWYKVCSNDLLYFSYVLQRATVENDAMPEFTRLQEETGIRDPVEFFNGREKKDLEELPGERRFFQNTYAPLGGRMYLNDENALRIDYARCTVEDWKAAGLLSEDEYYYLVACIVEGIPFVSNTSGTYGAFHKTWERRSYKRYELYRLPVTHNGKQNRCFNENGADLLTQIEGDILYIDPPYNARQYLSNYHVLETAARYDYPEVRGVTGQRPDEGQKSEFCMKNKAVPAFEKLLENARFKHIILSYSTDGLMTVSEIEEAMKKHGKPETFQIYEIPYRRYKSRKVKETERLRELLFYMEKQVPPCT, encoded by the coding sequence ATGAGATTTATTGGGAGCAAGACATTGCTGCTGGACCAGATCAGGCAAGTGATTGATGAAAAGGCGCCGGGAGCGGAAAGCTTTTGTGATATATTTTCTGGAACCGCTGCGGTTGCCAGACATTTTAAACAGTGGTACAAGGTCTGTTCCAATGACCTGCTGTACTTTTCCTATGTGCTGCAAAGGGCTACCGTTGAGAATGATGCCATGCCGGAGTTTACCCGTTTGCAGGAAGAAACAGGGATCAGGGATCCGGTGGAATTTTTTAATGGCAGAGAAAAAAAAGATTTAGAAGAGCTGCCGGGGGAGCGGCGTTTTTTCCAGAACACCTATGCTCCCCTGGGCGGCCGCATGTATTTAAACGATGAAAATGCCCTGCGCATTGACTATGCCAGATGCACTGTGGAAGACTGGAAGGCTGCCGGGCTTTTAAGCGAGGACGAGTATTATTACCTGGTTGCCTGTATTGTGGAGGGGATCCCTTTTGTTTCCAACACCTCAGGGACTTACGGAGCATTCCACAAAACCTGGGAAAGGCGCAGCTACAAACGGTATGAGCTGTACCGCCTGCCTGTGACCCATAACGGAAAGCAGAACCGCTGTTTCAATGAAAACGGAGCGGACCTTTTAACACAGATAGAAGGGGACATCCTTTACATTGACCCTCCCTATAATGCCCGTCAGTATCTTTCCAATTATCACGTTCTTGAAACCGCCGCCAGATATGATTATCCGGAGGTTCGGGGAGTCACGGGACAGAGGCCCGATGAGGGACAGAAATCAGAGTTCTGCATGAAGAATAAAGCGGTTCCTGCCTTTGAAAAGCTTCTTGAAAATGCCCGGTTTAAGCATATCATATTAAGCTACAGCACGGACGGGCTTATGACGGTAAGTGAGATCGAGGAAGCTATGAAAAAGCACGGAAAACCAGAGACCTTCCAGATCTATGAGATCCCGTACCGCAGATATAAAAGCCGGAAGGTGAAGGAAACGGAACGGCTTCGGGAGCTTCTTTTCTATATGGAAAAGCAGGTGCCGCCATGTACATAA
- a CDS encoding carbohydrate ABC transporter permease, translated as MSDKTKNKITKIISHAVLLAGSFLMLVPFLWMLSSSFKDLGEVFVFPPKLLGKRLVWQNYTNISSRFNYFGYFMNSIKVSVWVVFFQVFTSALAGYVFARLNFKGRDKIFMLYLGTMMIPFHVTVITNFLQMSTYGLVNTLWSLMIPPMVSAFGTFLMRQFFITVPRELDEAAKIDGCNPFQIFIQILLPMAKSTIATLVIFCFMNTWNDYFTPLIYINNAKKYTLPLGLASMKGMYSTDWPVLMASSTIAVLPVLIVFLFTQDAFVKGVMLSGLKD; from the coding sequence ATGTCTGATAAAACAAAAAATAAAATAACGAAAATCATTTCACACGCCGTCTTGCTGGCAGGCTCCTTTTTGATGCTGGTTCCCTTTCTTTGGATGCTGTCATCCTCTTTTAAGGATTTGGGGGAAGTATTTGTTTTTCCTCCCAAGCTTTTGGGCAAGCGCCTGGTGTGGCAGAACTATACCAATATCTCATCACGCTTTAATTACTTTGGCTACTTTATGAACAGCATCAAGGTATCGGTCTGGGTGGTGTTTTTCCAGGTCTTTACCTCAGCCCTTGCCGGATATGTGTTTGCAAGACTGAACTTTAAGGGCAGGGATAAAATTTTCATGCTGTATCTGGGGACCATGATGATCCCCTTTCACGTCACGGTCATAACCAATTTCCTTCAGATGTCCACCTATGGGCTGGTGAATACTTTATGGTCCCTGATGATCCCGCCCATGGTATCGGCTTTTGGAACCTTTTTAATGAGGCAGTTTTTTATTACAGTGCCCAGGGAACTGGATGAAGCGGCTAAGATCGATGGCTGCAATCCCTTCCAGATATTCATACAGATACTGCTCCCAATGGCAAAGTCCACCATAGCCACCCTGGTGATTTTCTGCTTTATGAATACCTGGAATGATTATTTTACACCCCTGATCTACATTAATAATGCGAAGAAATATACACTGCCTCTGGGACTGGCAAGCATGAAAGGAATGTATTCCACCGACTGGCCGGTTCTCATGGCATCTTCCACCATAGCGGTCCTGCCTGTGCTGATCGTGTTCCTCTTTACCCAGGATGCCTTTGTAAAAGGCGTTATGCTGTCAGGCTTGAAGGACTAA
- a CDS encoding DNA adenine methylase, producing MYIKSPLNYTGGKFKILEPIFKAFPQDIRTFVDVFAGGFNVGINVNAEQIVCNDQITYLTQMYQMFRSMEIGEILEKIQGLILKYELTQQNQEGYYALRSDYNKTKDLMELFVLACYAFNHQIRFNNSHEFNSPFGRNRSSFNGSIEKNLTEFCLALHEKNIEFSNLDFMELDFTGLGQDDLVYCDPPYLISTGNYNDGNRGFKDWKEREEKALLGLLDRLHEQGTRFALSNVLYHKGLSNDLLIEWSKGYKVHYIDNTYSNCSYQFKERNAVTVEVLITNF from the coding sequence ATGTACATAAAGAGTCCTTTAAACTATACAGGGGGGAAATTCAAGATCCTGGAGCCTATTTTTAAGGCGTTTCCCCAGGATATCCGAACCTTTGTGGATGTATTTGCAGGAGGCTTTAACGTAGGGATCAATGTGAATGCAGAGCAGATCGTCTGCAATGACCAGATCACCTATCTGACCCAGATGTACCAGATGTTCCGTTCCATGGAGATAGGGGAAATTTTGGAGAAGATCCAGGGACTGATCTTAAAGTATGAACTGACCCAGCAGAACCAGGAAGGTTATTATGCCTTGCGGTCGGATTATAATAAGACAAAGGATCTAATGGAGCTGTTTGTACTGGCCTGTTATGCCTTTAACCATCAGATACGCTTTAATAACAGCCATGAGTTCAACTCCCCCTTTGGAAGGAACAGAAGCTCCTTTAACGGCAGCATTGAGAAGAATTTAACGGAGTTCTGCCTTGCCCTTCATGAAAAGAACATTGAGTTTTCCAATCTGGACTTTATGGAACTGGATTTTACGGGATTGGGGCAGGATGACTTAGTTTACTGCGACCCTCCCTACTTGATTTCCACAGGAAATTACAACGATGGGAACAGAGGATTCAAGGACTGGAAGGAAAGAGAGGAGAAGGCCCTTCTGGGGCTTTTGGACCGGCTTCATGAACAGGGGACCCGGTTTGCCTTGTCCAATGTCCTGTATCATAAGGGACTGTCCAATGATCTTTTGATTGAGTGGAGCAAGGGGTATAAAGTCCATTATATTGATAATACTTATTCTAATTGCAGCTATCAGTTTAAAGAGCGGAATGCGGTCACGGTTGAAGTTCTGATCACCAACTTTTAA
- a CDS encoding metal-dependent transcriptional regulator has translation MREYPNESRKEGDDTKIQESAENYLETILMLKNRNGYVRSIDIAEELDFSKPSVSVAMKNLRENGYIGIDENGHISLQEKGLEIAERMYERHTLLSEWLMALGVTPETALEDACRIEHVISAESFAAIKAHVNDSKES, from the coding sequence ATAAGAGAATATCCTAATGAAAGCAGGAAAGAGGGTGATGATACGAAGATACAGGAATCTGCCGAAAATTATCTGGAAACAATTCTCATGCTTAAGAACCGCAACGGCTATGTGCGCTCCATAGATATTGCGGAAGAATTGGATTTTTCCAAACCAAGCGTCAGCGTGGCAATGAAAAATCTCAGGGAAAACGGATACATCGGCATCGACGAAAACGGTCACATCTCTTTGCAGGAAAAAGGGCTGGAAATCGCAGAAAGGATGTACGAACGCCACACCTTGCTTTCAGAGTGGCTGATGGCCCTTGGGGTGACCCCTGAAACTGCATTGGAGGATGCCTGCCGGATCGAGCATGTAATAAGCGCAGAAAGCTTTGCAGCCATTAAAGCTCATGTAAACGACAGCAAAGAATCATAA
- a CDS encoding GNAT family N-acetyltransferase, producing MKTIVTDRLIIRKFEQSDWQDMYEYLSDKETVAFEPYDIYSEAQAKEEAARRSDDESFYAVCLKGSEKLIGNLYLGKEDYNTWELGYVFNRKYQGRGYATEGAKALLGHAFTHLGARRIIAMCNPKNDHSWKLLERLHMRREGLLLQNIYFKTDSNGDPVWLDTFEYAILRPEWSQWYREVTQ from the coding sequence ATGAAAACCATTGTTACAGACCGATTGATTATAAGAAAATTTGAACAAAGTGATTGGCAGGATATGTATGAATATTTGTCAGACAAAGAAACCGTTGCATTTGAACCATATGATATTTATTCAGAAGCTCAGGCCAAAGAAGAAGCAGCCAGAAGGTCAGATGATGAATCGTTTTATGCCGTCTGCTTAAAAGGAAGTGAAAAGTTAATAGGGAACCTGTATCTGGGCAAAGAGGATTATAATACATGGGAATTAGGATATGTGTTTAACAGGAAATACCAGGGCCGGGGTTATGCAACCGAGGGAGCAAAGGCTTTGCTTGGCCATGCCTTTACGCATTTAGGGGCAAGACGTATCATAGCCATGTGCAATCCAAAGAATGATCATTCCTGGAAGCTGCTTGAGCGGTTACATATGAGGCGGGAAGGCCTGCTTTTGCAAAATATCTATTTTAAAACCGACAGCAATGGTGATCCTGTATGGCTGGATACTTTCGAATACGCTATATTGAGACCGGAATGGAGTCAATGGTATAGGGAAGTCACCCAGTGA
- a CDS encoding carbohydrate ABC transporter permease, giving the protein MKAAAVHKKPPGKLMNDGKWAWIMLLPNILGFFMFMLVPVVATFVLSFTKYDMLTKPKFIGLGNYTEMIHDPIVWQVTGNTILYTALTVPVGMCLSLLLAVALDQEIKLKRFYRAAFFLPSITSMVVISIVWQWIYNPEFGLLNFGLSLLGLPKGKWLTSASTSLASIAAVGIWKRLGYDMILFLSGLQGISATYYEAAELDGASKLQRFRYITIPMLKPTTFFVFIMAIINSFQVFDQVMLMTSGGPGRSSSVLVHYLYQNAFQYFKLGYACAIAYLLFAIVMIITAINLKMEKSMREIY; this is encoded by the coding sequence ATGAAAGCAGCTGCTGTTCACAAAAAACCCCCCGGCAAGCTCATGAATGATGGGAAGTGGGCATGGATCATGCTCCTGCCCAATATATTGGGATTTTTTATGTTCATGCTGGTACCGGTTGTTGCAACCTTTGTATTGAGCTTTACCAAATATGACATGCTGACAAAGCCTAAATTTATAGGGTTGGGGAATTACACTGAAATGATACACGATCCCATCGTGTGGCAGGTTACGGGCAACACCATTCTGTATACGGCCCTGACCGTGCCGGTTGGGATGTGCCTTTCCCTGCTTCTGGCGGTGGCCCTGGACCAGGAGATCAAATTAAAACGTTTTTACCGGGCGGCATTTTTTCTGCCTTCCATCACTTCCATGGTTGTCATATCCATTGTGTGGCAGTGGATCTACAACCCGGAATTCGGCCTTCTCAATTTCGGCCTGTCTCTTTTGGGGCTGCCAAAGGGGAAATGGCTCACCAGTGCTTCAACCTCCCTGGCATCCATTGCAGCGGTGGGAATATGGAAGCGGCTTGGCTATGATATGATCCTGTTTTTATCCGGGCTGCAGGGGATATCCGCCACCTATTATGAAGCGGCGGAGCTTGACGGAGCCAGCAAGCTGCAGCGGTTCCGATATATCACCATCCCCATGCTGAAACCCACCACATTTTTCGTATTCATTATGGCCATCATCAATTCGTTCCAGGTATTTGACCAGGTCATGCTCATGACCTCCGGCGGGCCGGGAAGGTCCTCCTCCGTACTGGTCCATTATCTGTATCAGAATGCATTCCAGTATTTTAAGCTGGGATATGCCTGTGCCATTGCTTATCTGCTTTTTGCCATTGTCATGATCATAACGGCTATTAACTTAAAAATGGAAAAGAGCATGAGGGAAATATATTAA
- a CDS encoding V4R domain-containing protein: MFNIFHTGEETDFTWDTIGNIAEGRKNLGEEMPVMMYRLFQYSLKSELIRRFGDEMTRDLFRNAGELSGREFTLHMLDITLPLNDFIASLQQSLEVHKIGILRIEKFDPGTGEVILTVGEDLDCSGLPITGGHVCNYDEGFLAGVLKEYTGKEYVVKEVDCWASGSRVCRFEARIDDQAKV; this comes from the coding sequence ATGTTCAATATTTTTCATACAGGAGAAGAGACGGATTTTACCTGGGACACAATAGGGAATATCGCTGAAGGGAGGAAAAACCTGGGGGAAGAGATGCCCGTCATGATGTACCGGCTGTTTCAGTATTCCTTAAAAAGTGAGCTGATCCGGAGATTTGGCGATGAAATGACAAGAGACTTATTCCGGAATGCTGGAGAGCTTTCGGGAAGAGAATTTACCTTGCACATGCTTGACATAACCCTTCCGCTCAATGATTTTATTGCCTCTCTGCAGCAAAGCCTGGAGGTACATAAAATAGGCATTTTAAGAATTGAAAAGTTCGATCCCGGTACAGGAGAAGTAATTCTGACCGTTGGGGAGGACTTGGATTGTTCCGGACTCCCCATAACAGGCGGCCATGTCTGCAATTATGACGAAGGATTCCTTGCCGGAGTGTTAAAGGAATATACGGGAAAGGAATATGTGGTAAAAGAAGTAGATTGCTGGGCCAGCGGTTCACGTGTATGCAGATTTGAGGCCAGGATCGATGATCAGGCGAAGGTGTAG
- a CDS encoding sensor domain-containing diguanylate cyclase — MTEKDASVLLEQIRNIILNRPVTGELEERDQVFSDLDQTVSFLSHCLMESNEFLKNLAEGNLNVPMPSRYNFQAGQLKQLHAALKHLAWQTDQVIKGDYKQRVNFMGDFSRAFNEMVVQLEKRENRLKEQVEKNKRFNALLISIMDSLKEWVVVIEEETGDILYTNESARKHFYDPGTGQYTCGEGDCPLMARLKSHTGLSQELRYEFKCSRNKTFQVKSYSLLWGEKRAAVHLMTDVTYQKENEAFLEVMAYKDELTGLDNRRSGLRTIDTFIQKGIPFSLCMIDMDGLKNINDRFGHLYGDEYIKFVSKALKESAGDTDFTCRFGGDEFVALFRDCGEQAAEEKMGLIDKKLAAGGRVYPMSISYGVVYVAKEMGLSPEAALNIADERMYRLKRRRKRKNAGSEAEGI; from the coding sequence ATGACAGAGAAAGATGCTTCTGTTCTTCTGGAGCAGATCCGCAATATCATTTTAAATAGACCGGTTACCGGGGAGCTGGAAGAAAGAGACCAGGTGTTTTCAGATCTGGACCAGACTGTTTCCTTTCTTTCTCATTGTCTCATGGAATCCAATGAGTTTCTTAAAAATCTGGCGGAAGGAAACTTAAACGTTCCCATGCCTTCCCGGTATAATTTTCAGGCGGGGCAATTAAAGCAGCTTCATGCTGCCTTAAAGCATCTGGCCTGGCAGACCGATCAGGTGATCAAGGGAGATTATAAGCAGCGGGTGAACTTTATGGGAGACTTTTCCCGGGCGTTTAATGAAATGGTAGTCCAGCTGGAGAAAAGGGAAAACAGGCTGAAGGAACAGGTGGAAAAGAACAAAAGGTTTAATGCTCTGCTGATATCCATCATGGACAGTTTAAAAGAATGGGTCGTTGTCATAGAAGAAGAGACAGGGGACATATTGTATACCAATGAATCGGCCAGAAAACATTTCTATGATCCAGGTACAGGACAATATACCTGCGGGGAAGGAGACTGCCCCTTAATGGCCCGTTTAAAGTCCCATACCGGCCTTTCTCAGGAACTGCGGTATGAATTCAAATGCTCCCGCAATAAGACCTTTCAGGTAAAGTCCTATTCCCTTCTATGGGGAGAGAAGCGGGCAGCGGTTCATCTCATGACTGATGTCACGTATCAGAAGGAAAATGAAGCCTTTTTAGAGGTTATGGCCTATAAAGACGAGCTGACCGGACTGGATAACCGGCGCAGCGGACTGCGGACCATTGACACCTTTATCCAGAAAGGCATTCCCTTTTCTCTTTGTATGATCGATATGGATGGGCTGAAAAATATCAACGACCGGTTCGGCCATTTGTACGGAGATGAATATATAAAGTTTGTTTCAAAAGCCCTGAAAGAATCTGCCGGGGATACTGACTTTACCTGCCGGTTCGGAGGCGATGAATTTGTGGCCTTGTTCCGGGACTGCGGGGAGCAGGCGGCGGAGGAGAAGATGGGCCTTATTGATAAGAAGCTGGCAGCAGGCGGCAGGGTCTACCCAATGTCCATCAGCTACGGAGTGGTTTATGTTGCAAAGGAGATGGGACTGTCACCGGAAGCCGCTTTAAACATAGCGGATGAACGGATGTACCGCTTAAAAAGACGGCGGAAACGGAAAAATGCCGGTTCTGAGGCCGAAGGAATTTAG
- a CDS encoding glycoside hydrolase family 127 protein, producing MKQIKIKDRFFSEYLDLVQNHVIPYQWEALNDRIKGAEPSGCMQNFKVASGKIPGKFMGMVFQDSDAYKWLEAVGYCLMWHPDKELESTADEAIDDICAAQQPDGYLNTYYIITGLEKRFTNLKDHHELYCLGHMIEAAVVYFQATGKRKLLDAAVRYVDRVDRIFGSGPGKLHGYPGHEVIEMALVRLYEVTKEEKHLALAKYFIDERGRAPLFFEEETIRNQNQFYWKDSCFGYQYYQAGKEVRQQEKAEGHAVRAVYLYSGMAAVAKETEDESLKKACESLWDNITQRQMYITGSIGSSHYGEAFTFDYDLPNDTVYAETCAAIGLIFFARKMFELSKDSKYINVMERALYNGAISGMSLDGTRFFYVNPLEVVPEASEKDQNKRHVKAERQKWFGCACCPPNLARLLSSIGGYAYTEAEDCLFMNLYIGGDISTVLKRQTVEFHVETDYPWDGTVKIDFTQEEAEFSYAVRIPDWCREYEISINGEQVLNDPVKGYVYMFRKWKKGDQIVCKFKMEAVMNQANPKVREDIGKTALSRGPLIYCLEEADNGSGLHQICLKEDTAFTEEFENGLLKGVVTLTGEGEKIRTAGWGEETLYRPYEAPAFEKKKLKWIPYYSWANRTPGEMAVWVRMKEDGDLETAQIPE from the coding sequence ATGAAACAGATTAAGATTAAGGACAGATTTTTCAGTGAATATCTGGACCTGGTGCAAAACCATGTGATCCCGTACCAGTGGGAGGCTTTAAATGACCGGATCAAAGGGGCGGAGCCAAGCGGCTGCATGCAGAACTTTAAAGTGGCCTCCGGCAAGATTCCCGGGAAATTCATGGGAATGGTATTTCAGGACAGTGATGCCTATAAGTGGCTGGAAGCCGTGGGATACTGCCTTATGTGGCATCCTGACAAGGAGCTGGAGAGCACGGCGGATGAGGCCATTGACGATATCTGTGCCGCCCAGCAGCCTGATGGCTATTTAAATACCTATTACATCATTACCGGGCTTGAGAAACGTTTTACAAATTTAAAGGATCATCATGAATTATATTGTCTGGGACATATGATAGAAGCTGCCGTCGTATACTTCCAGGCCACCGGAAAACGGAAGCTCTTGGATGCCGCTGTCCGTTATGTTGACCGTGTTGACCGGATCTTCGGATCAGGGCCAGGCAAATTACACGGCTATCCTGGCCATGAGGTGATTGAGATGGCTCTGGTACGGCTGTATGAGGTAACAAAAGAGGAAAAGCACCTGGCACTGGCAAAATATTTTATAGATGAACGGGGAAGAGCTCCTCTCTTTTTTGAAGAGGAGACCATAAGAAACCAGAATCAGTTCTATTGGAAGGACAGCTGTTTCGGATACCAGTATTATCAGGCAGGCAAGGAGGTAAGGCAGCAGGAGAAGGCGGAAGGCCATGCGGTCCGGGCGGTCTATCTCTACAGCGGCATGGCGGCTGTGGCGAAAGAGACAGAAGATGAAAGCCTGAAAAAAGCCTGTGAAAGTCTTTGGGACAATATTACCCAAAGGCAGATGTACATAACAGGGTCCATTGGCTCTTCCCATTACGGAGAAGCCTTTACTTTTGACTATGACCTTCCCAATGATACGGTTTATGCCGAGACCTGCGCGGCCATCGGCCTGATCTTCTTTGCCAGAAAGATGTTTGAATTGTCAAAGGACAGCAAATACATCAATGTTATGGAACGGGCATTATACAACGGCGCCATCAGCGGCATGTCCCTGGACGGAACCAGGTTTTTCTATGTCAATCCTCTGGAAGTGGTGCCTGAAGCCTCAGAAAAGGACCAGAACAAAAGGCATGTGAAAGCAGAGCGCCAGAAATGGTTTGGCTGCGCCTGCTGTCCGCCTAATTTAGCCAGGCTGCTGTCTTCCATCGGAGGCTATGCATACACGGAAGCAGAGGACTGCCTCTTTATGAATTTATACATCGGAGGAGATATTTCCACTGTCCTTAAGAGGCAGACGGTGGAGTTTCATGTGGAGACTGATTATCCCTGGGATGGAACAGTAAAAATTGATTTTACCCAGGAAGAAGCAGAGTTTTCCTATGCTGTGCGGATTCCTGACTGGTGCAGGGAATATGAGATTTCCATAAACGGGGAACAAGTCTTAAACGATCCGGTAAAAGGTTATGTATATATGTTCAGGAAATGGAAAAAAGGGGATCAGATCGTTTGTAAGTTTAAAATGGAGGCGGTGATGAACCAGGCCAATCCAAAGGTGAGAGAGGACATTGGAAAAACAGCCCTTTCCAGAGGCCCCCTCATCTACTGTCTGGAAGAGGCGGACAATGGCAGCGGCCTGCACCAGATCTGTTTAAAAGAGGATACGGCATTTACAGAAGAATTTGAAAACGGCCTGCTTAAGGGAGTGGTCACCCTGACCGGTGAAGGAGAAAAAATAAGAACAGCCGGCTGGGGGGAAGAAACCTTATACCGGCCCTATGAAGCTCCTGCCTTTGAAAAAAAGAAATTAAAATGGATTCCTTATTATTCCTGGGCGAACCGAACGCCGGGAGAGATGGCCGTGTGGGTGCGGATGAAGGAAGACGGGGATTTGGAAACGGCTCAAATCCCTGAGTAA